From Oncorhynchus keta strain PuntledgeMale-10-30-2019 chromosome 8, Oket_V2, whole genome shotgun sequence:
CTAAACTTAACAGGCCCAACGACTGCTCACTACTTAACTCAGACAGGGTGTGGATCAAAGGCACCTGGAGCTTTGCGATGTTTTTCAGAGTCTCTCTTATAGGGCCTCTGACACCTGGACATGCAGAGTATGGCAGCTCCGCTCCCTCACATCAAGGCTTTGATGCACCAGAGGTGTCTGTCACACAGGAGCTGCTGTCACTTTAGACAGGTTGGGGCTGGCTCCCCCTGTAGCTCAGAGCTGTAGAGCAGGGGTTCCCACAGTAGACTGGGTAGCCCCAACCAAGGGTACTTGGACTTGAGGAGACACTGTTATGGTGGATTTTGTATCTAGCCATTTTGTCTCTTAtatttaatgcattttattttcagAGAAGAAACCAAAGGGTAAGAAAGACAAGCCTTCGGATCACTGTGATGTTTCTGACCTCCTGGGCAAGATGTCTTTGCACAATTCCACTGCTGACAACAACACCCAACAACCCTCTGCCATGGCAGCAGCACTGACCATTACAACAAGTAACAACTCAGTGTTGGTCCTGGAGGGTCCAGAGTCAAAGTCTCCAAAAAAGCATCTGGATCCTGGTAAAGACCATCCCCGCTTAGAAGTACGTCTTGGACCTCAGatacaggaagtgatgtcacctcCGTCTTTCACTTCCTCTGGGAAGATTCCAGAAGCAGCGGCCTCCTCTCCATCTGTTTCCGTGGTGATAGATGCTCTTCACCTGAGTGACATCGACTGGGAGTCTCAGTCATTCACGTCCTCCCCGCCCCCGCAGGCTGCTGGCGCTCGCACTGCCACTGACCCCAAGTCACTCCAAACCACAAATGATAGTGTCGAAGAAAGGATCACAAAACTGGGCCCCTCTACTGATCTCAGAGCAGCAGAGGCCGTACCAGGGCCAAGTTATGCAGAGTGTTCGCTGAGGGACAGGGTCCTAATGAGAAACACATGCAAGTCTGTGAACATGGCGGACAATGATGACGTCACCATCATACACGTAAACTCCCAGTCAGCAGCACCCCCTTATTTAATTGATTCTAACAACAGTGGCCCCAAGCCAATGGCACTGATACCCATTAAAAGCGGCAATGATTCCAAGCCATCAGAACAGCCGCTGGTGTGTGGCAAGAAAGCCACACTTGTTGATAAGGACCAGAGCATTGCATTGCTCCATAAGCCTCAACCTGCTCATCACATCTCAAAACCTATCTCATTGAACGCAACACAAACAGGCCCAGtcacagcaacacaaacacaagGGGCTAAACAACATGGTGCCGGTGAACCAAAGCCTCCACAGAAGTACAGATTCGTAAAGAAGGCCATCTCATCTTCTTCCGCTCTGCCACAAAGGAGCCACTCTGAACCTAGCGACACACAGCCTGGTCGGGATGACAGGCACATGAAGTTACATCAAGAAACCAAGAAGAGTGTGTGTGCCAGAGTGTGTTCATCGAGTGAGGACAGTGACACAGAGAACCAGTGTCGGGGAGGAGGGCAGAGCAGGGCCAAAGTCAAACCCAAAAGCAGGCACAGGTGCCAATACCTCACAGACTATTCACTGAAACCCACCTCCAAACCCAGCACCTCTACAAAGGCAGCCTGGGACACAGTGACAGCCCAGCCCCTCAGGCCTAGAGCTGTGTCTGCCAGTATGGGTGAACAACCAATGCGAGGCAGCTCTGTGTCTACCATAGGGAAGTGTCAGGATGTTCATCCAATTAGAGTTGATGATGACATTGTGTTCATTCCAAGCCCCGTTTCCCCAGTGATTATGTCTGATGGTGATGACTCAGTGATTTGCAGCAAGAGCCCACTGCCATTGGCAGAGAGGGTGAAGCTGAAGTTCCTGAAATGAGTGATGTAATATAGCAGAGGTGTTAGGACAGAAAAAAATAAATACTATTTCCTAATATTATTATTTAATAGTATTCTATCAAAACTTTATCTAGTTTGTTCAGTAAGTGTGTTTTTAACCTTTGATATTGGCCTTTCCTTTTTGTCTTCTATGTACACAATTGTAGTTTTCTGCTGCTATATCTTTAATGGACTTACAGTAGGAGATGGAGAATTTACTCATGCAGTTAGTGAGAgggcatttttatttttataaaaccctatacttttaaatgtttttctgtatttattttgaATATTCCACAGCTCTCATGTAATGATTGGACTACTAAGGTACTGATGCAAATGCGCAAAATGTAAAAGTTTGGACAACAAGGCTCTCCAAAAGGAAGAGACAATCATTGACCAAATAAAGATACAATAACTTTTAGACCTTCGTTTGCGCAAAGGTCGAGCTTTTGTAAGCGAATGAAAGTAGCATCACCGTACTAATAACCACATAAACTTCCCGACGTGTTGCTTCCTATAGCAGGCAGAGGGGCGCAAAGGTTCTCGCCCGTCAGTGACCCACCAGCAGTAGAGCGCGGTTTTATGACCTGGCACGTTTTGCTCCCCCTTGATCATTAGTGAGCCGTTACACACCTATTCAGACATGAAAGAGCTGCCAGGTTAGTGTGTTTTACCCAGCTCTGATGACAGCTGCATCCTCCTTGCTCGTGCGTATTGGCATGCATCGATTTCAGACAGCAGGACTTTATTGGCTAGGCTAATTTGTTGATAATACTTCCTACTAATGGACAAATATAAGTAATTTCTAAACATTTACTTAGTTATTCTCTGAAGATTTAGCTTCACGTTGCGTAAAAATTATGTTTCTTTCAGGTTTCACTTTCTATCTGTCATTGTCTACCTCACACAGACACAACATTAGCACCGTTATATActtaacaaaaatgtaaacgcaacatgcaaccatttctacgattttactgagttacagttcatataaggaaatcagtaaatttaaataaattaatcaGGCcctaaatctatggatttcaaatgactgggcaggagcgcagccatgggtggacctgggagggcataggcccaggcccagccaatcagaataagtTCCCCAGAAAGGGGCTCTATTATATGGACAGAAATACTCCAgaagtttcatcagctgtctgggtggctcgTCTCAAACGACCCTGCAGGTGAAGGAGGTCCTGTGCTGGCATGGTtacagttggacatactgccaaattctctaaaacaatgctGGAGGCGGcttttggtagagaaattaacattctatggcaacagctcgagtggacattcctgcagtcagcatgccaattgcacgcttcctcaaaacttgagacatctatggcattgtgttgtgtaacaaaactgcacattttagagtggcctgttGCTGTCCCCAATTTAAGAACTTTAGCAGTACAAATATGAATGCTCATAAAACatgtcaaaaaatatattttaaaaaacaactgATTTGGTGTAAttaccatgctgtttaatcagtttcttgatatgccacacctgtcaagtggagggattatcttggcaaaggagaaatgttcactaaaaGGAatttaaacaaatgtgtgcacagaATTTGAGGGAAATAAGCCTTTTGTGCATTTCGAAAaattctgggatattttatttcagctcatgaaacatgggaccaacacttaataatatatataatatatgccatttagcattcgcttttatccaaagcgacttacagtcatgtgtgcatacattctacgtatgggtgatcccggtaatcgaacccactaccctggcgttacaagcgccatgctctaccaactgagctacagaaggacttgaCATGTTgcctttttatatttttgttcagtatatttaaaaaAGTTTTTGTCTTGTTTATCTTCTATATTTTGGAGTACACCTAGACACACGTTGCCCATCCTGTTAATGAGGTGTGAAAAGCCCAGATGTAACAATCTCCTTTCATTCCTTCATTAGAGAGATCACATCAAACTGATAATTGTTGTCGTGCCCATCTAAAGAGCCATTTCCCACAAAAGAAAATCTAATTATTTTTCATTCTGTTACACATTATCCGTCTATTTCACCTTATTGGCACCTCCGTGACAACGAACGACGTCCTTCGGGTAAGTCACATTTTAGCACTTGAGTTTTCTTTGAACTTTCGCTTCAGCTGTGAACTCATAAACCACAGAGAGCTGAGTCCATATAAAACGGTTTCCCAAACCGCTTTTCAGAATTTGCTCTCCACGGAGCTGCCCGAATAGCCTATCATCAAGGTCACAGTATGGAGAGCGTGTCTGAGGATATTGCTAACATGGACTGTGACATTGAAGTTGTTACCTCAAAAATGCTTTCTGAATGGGATTGGAAGACGCAGGAAAGGGCTTTTGGGAACGGGCATGATTCTCTTGAATCCACATCACCAGAATCATCATTCGATTCAATGTGCTCTTCGCCCGAGATGTCCTCAAGCTCAACTGGGCATCAGAGCTTCGGAAATGTATCCTATGGTTTAACAGGACACAGCCCAACCCCGTGCGCAACGTTGAAACAAATCAAACCGAAGATGTCGACCAAGAGACGCATGAAGGCGAGCGAGAGGGAGAAGATGCGAATGAGGAGCCTAGCAGAAGCTTTGCACCAGCTCCGCGACTACTTGCCTCCAGATTACAGTAAAAGGGGACAACCTCTGACCAAAATTCAAACTCTCAAATACACCATTGAGTATATAAATGAACTTTCGGACATCCTCAACCACGCGTAATGATGTGCTGAAAGATGGCCACGTTTTAAATGATGCGTAACGGGGCCAAACTATTTGGTATTAGGTGTGGACCATTGTCAAACCTTTTGTGTTTGGAAAACTATTTTTGGATTGTTAATTGTGATAACTTAATTTCTCATATTGTATTTAGAATTGTTCTGCCCCTCATCTGATGTAAATAAGTGTTATTATGTGGGGACTTGACTTGACCATGTAATTTTCTTGTATGTGAATAGGCCATTCTTGTTTTACATTATTGACATGGATTAAACAAACCTTATATACAACACGTTTGGGGCCAGATTCATATTATTTTCTTTTAACTCTGTGATGTCCATCATCTTCAAATACTATGGAGAGGTTTCAAACATATATTTGAGGTTAGTATTACGCCAATATTGTCCTATATATTTGCAATGTTTTCGTCAAATGACACAGGCAAAGCATAGGTCTGCATGACATACACTGAcgatacaaaacattaagaacacctgctctttccatgacgtaaACGGAACAGGTGAATCCAGCTGAAAgttatgatcctttattgatgtcacttgataaatccacttcagtcagtggaGATGAATGGGGGGGTACAGGTTAAATAAGGcttttcaagccttgagacatggattgtgtatgtgtgccactcagagggtgaacgggcatGACACAAAATGTGTCAAGtcttttgtgtcaagaactgcaaagctgctgagTTTTTCGTGCTCAATgtttggaaggtgttcctaatgtttgttatactcagtgtatatctaaTCTTTAGTCTTAGCTTTCTGTACATTTCACCAAACATTGGTTGGAAATATAAATGTTTCCTCTACCAATAACTAGATGCAAATTCCAAAACGGGTATTACAAGGACAGCGGGTTTAGCCAATCAGAAAGCGACTCTATTTCCTGTGGGCGTTACTCTCGCTACAACGTATTCTTGCCAAAAAATCTGAGCCTTAGATGTAATCGGTTCCGCTGATGCCGCCATTTCAAATCGAAATATAAGGACAGGGTATAGATAATATTTTTTTACATCTTTTATTTGcaaatatttttatattttctttttatttagAGTAAGTATCTATATTTAGTTGTATTTCTGGACCTCAATAGTCTTCTAAGGTAAGCCATTGCTTCTGCATATTTTACAGCAACATGATTCTATTTATTAAATCCAGACCTCAGTATTTATCTAATATTTCCATCCAGATTTGAACAACCACTGCACCTATCTGTTTCGCTATAACTGTGATTCAGACAACCTTGTCGAAGGAACGATTATAGACATGAGAAAGGTAGCCGACTTTTTAATCAGCTTTTGTTGATAAATGGAGGATATTTCCCTGTTTATATCCTCACCAAAGCACCAAGTGATGTGAGCATTCCACAGATGATGGTACTGTGCTTTTTGAGTTTGTGAAGTCGTGCAGAAGGAACATTGTGCActatttaaaataaattaataaagGCTATACACATTTTTCAGTAGGAagaaaaaataaaacattaaccTTCGATTAATTTTAGATTCTCATGGTCACAGTCTTGATGGTTGTGGGTATAGGTAATGGCATTTGTAATCAGCTGCAGC
This genomic window contains:
- the LOC118387037 gene encoding flap endonuclease GEN homolog 1 encodes the protein MGVHDLWSILGPVRESVPLYSLTGKTLAVDLSLWVCEAQHVQAMMGKVTKPHLRNLFFRVSSLTLIGVKLVFVMEGEAPKLKAETMSKRTDMRFGWSDKSAPKKQTTKTTNRGRFNAVLRECAEMLDCLGVPWVTAAGEAEAMCAFLDAQGLVDGCITNDGDAFLYGAQTVYRNFNMNTKDPQVDCYRTSRVETELQLARETLVGLSILLGCDYIPKGIPGVGKEQALKLIKTLKGQTLLQRFSQWREEGVVAPEWVLKKVPHCHLCRHPGSAKAHERSGCVLCDSKHFCDPQDYDYQCPCHWHCCEQTRQASSTDASIRKKTLASDKFPFTEIINEFLVDKDKPVHNFKWRKPNMLLMQNFAYNKMEWPKHYTSEKVLVLMTYTELMNRKHGRATLSLIKPLRIWKPRVRNAIASFEIIWSKPDHYVFSEDHPEDSQDEVRTVEEEALFRLAYPHVVELYLREKAENKTKKKKPKGKKDKPSDHCDVSDLLGKMSLHNSTADNNTQQPSAMAAALTITTSNNSVLVLEGPESKSPKKHLDPGKDHPRLEVRLGPQIQEVMSPPSFTSSGKIPEAAASSPSVSVVIDALHLSDIDWESQSFTSSPPPQAAGARTATDPKSLQTTNDSVEERITKLGPSTDLRAAEAVPGPSYAECSLRDRVLMRNTCKSVNMADNDDVTIIHVNSQSAAPPYLIDSNNSGPKPMALIPIKSGNDSKPSEQPLVCGKKATLVDKDQSIALLHKPQPAHHISKPISLNATQTGPVTATQTQGAKQHGAGEPKPPQKYRFVKKAISSSSALPQRSHSEPSDTQPGRDDRHMKLHQETKKSVCARVCSSSEDSDTENQCRGGGQSRAKVKPKSRHRCQYLTDYSLKPTSKPSTSTKAAWDTVTAQPLRPRAVSASMGEQPMRGSSVSTIGKCQDVHPIRVDDDIVFIPSPVSPVIMSDGDDSVICSKSPLPLAERVKLKFLK
- the msgn1 gene encoding mesogenin-1 produces the protein MESVSEDIANMDCDIEVVTSKMLSEWDWKTQERAFGNGHDSLESTSPESSFDSMCSSPEMSSSSTGHQSFGNVSYGLTGHSPTPCATLKQIKPKMSTKRRMKASEREKMRMRSLAEALHQLRDYLPPDYSKRGQPLTKIQTLKYTIEYINELSDILNHA